A genomic segment from Nicotiana sylvestris chromosome 1, ASM39365v2, whole genome shotgun sequence encodes:
- the LOC104222917 gene encoding B3 domain-containing protein At5g42700-like isoform X2, whose amino-acid sequence MEDRNLISVKPVTKICKEGQQKVGPRKLKLTSYSSASTSTQTHPSPKIKRVQLDRKSMVPKKPRSVKSKAKQVKSNHPRKAESKLKGTNKRTRINDLYDDVEAKFSVMERAERVLSSLADEFPSFAKCMLPSNVAHGFWLHLPKSFCNMYLPSHDTTVILVDEWGNEYKTSYLLERNGLSAGWRGFSMSHRLLKGDLLIFRLIEPCKLQVYIIRVNGRDVVDAALCLMNFDALKKSTDLDLAQNDNRKRKKAKRLVEPFYVDFSKPKEYIQNDSHSAVDLNVSPSGHRSETNSEVLDSEVPEGFIAGSDVINRLQSNEISCSETSFLHDNPQNSISCR is encoded by the exons ATGGAAGATAGGAATTTGATTTCTGTAAAACCTGTGACCAAAATATGTAAAGAAGGTCAACAAAAAGTAGGACCTCGTAAACTAAAACTCACTTCATATTCttctgcttccacatcaactcaAACTCATCCTTCACCCAAG ATTAAGAGGGTGCAGTTGGATAGGAAAAGTATGGTTCCTAAAAAACCTAGAAGTGTTAAATCTAAGGCGAAGCAA GTGAAATCTAATCATCCCAGAAAGGCTGAGAG TAAACTTAAGGGGACAAATAAGAGGACAAGGATAAATGACCTATATGATGATGTTGAAGCTAAATTTTCTGTTATGGAGCGAGCAGAAAGGGTTTTGTCAAGCCTAGCAGATGAATTTCCCAGCTTTGCTAAGTGTATGCTCCCTTCAAATGTTGCTCATGGATTTTGGCTG CATCTTCCAAAGTCATTCTGCAACATGTATTTACCAAGTCATGATACCACCGTCATTTTGGTTGATGAATGGGGTAATGAGTACAAGACAAGTTATCTTCTAGAAAGGAATGGTCTAAGTGCTGGTTGGAGAGGATTTTCCATGTCTCACAGATTACTTAAAGGAGATCTTCTGATTTTTCGCTTGATTGAGCCTTGCAAATTACAG GTCTATATAATCCGAGTAAATGGTCGAGATGTAGTAGATGCAGCTCTTTGCCTCATGAATTTTGACGCTTTGAAGAAATCAACAGATCTTG ATCTTGCGCAGAACGATAATAGGAAGCGAAAAAAAGCAAAGCGTTTGGTAGAGCCTTTTTACGTCGATTTTTCTAAACCAAAAGAGTATATTCAGAATGACAGCCATAGTGCCGTTGATTTGAATGTTTCACCTTCAGGGCACCGATCTGAAACTAACAGTGAAGTTCTGGATTCCGAGGTTCCAGAAG GGTTCATTGCAGGTTCGGATGTTATCAACCGCTTGCAATCTAATGAAATATCCTGCTCTGAAACATCATTTTTACATGATAATCCTCAAAACAGCATAAGTTGTAGGTAG
- the LOC104222917 gene encoding B3 domain-containing protein At5g42700-like isoform X4, which translates to MEDRNLISVKPVTKICKEGQQKVGPRKLKLTSYSSASTSTQTHPSPKIKRVQLDRKSMVPKKPRSVKSKAKQVKSNHPRKAESKLKGTNKRTRINDLYDDVEAKFSVMERAERVLSSLADEFPSFAKCMLPSNVAHGFWLHLPKSFCNMYLPSHDTTVILVDEWGNEYKTSYLLERNGLSAGWRGFSMSHRLLKGDLLIFRLIEPCKLQVYIIRVNGRDVVDAALCLMNFDALKKSTDLDLAQNDNRKRKKAKRLVEPFYVDFSKPKEYIQNDSHSAVDLNVSPSGHRSETNSEVLDSEVPEGSDVINRLQSNEISCSETSFLHDNPQNSISCR; encoded by the exons ATGGAAGATAGGAATTTGATTTCTGTAAAACCTGTGACCAAAATATGTAAAGAAGGTCAACAAAAAGTAGGACCTCGTAAACTAAAACTCACTTCATATTCttctgcttccacatcaactcaAACTCATCCTTCACCCAAG ATTAAGAGGGTGCAGTTGGATAGGAAAAGTATGGTTCCTAAAAAACCTAGAAGTGTTAAATCTAAGGCGAAGCAA GTGAAATCTAATCATCCCAGAAAGGCTGAGAG TAAACTTAAGGGGACAAATAAGAGGACAAGGATAAATGACCTATATGATGATGTTGAAGCTAAATTTTCTGTTATGGAGCGAGCAGAAAGGGTTTTGTCAAGCCTAGCAGATGAATTTCCCAGCTTTGCTAAGTGTATGCTCCCTTCAAATGTTGCTCATGGATTTTGGCTG CATCTTCCAAAGTCATTCTGCAACATGTATTTACCAAGTCATGATACCACCGTCATTTTGGTTGATGAATGGGGTAATGAGTACAAGACAAGTTATCTTCTAGAAAGGAATGGTCTAAGTGCTGGTTGGAGAGGATTTTCCATGTCTCACAGATTACTTAAAGGAGATCTTCTGATTTTTCGCTTGATTGAGCCTTGCAAATTACAG GTCTATATAATCCGAGTAAATGGTCGAGATGTAGTAGATGCAGCTCTTTGCCTCATGAATTTTGACGCTTTGAAGAAATCAACAGATCTTG ATCTTGCGCAGAACGATAATAGGAAGCGAAAAAAAGCAAAGCGTTTGGTAGAGCCTTTTTACGTCGATTTTTCTAAACCAAAAGAGTATATTCAGAATGACAGCCATAGTGCCGTTGATTTGAATGTTTCACCTTCAGGGCACCGATCTGAAACTAACAGTGAAGTTCTGGATTCCGAGGTTCCAGAAG GTTCGGATGTTATCAACCGCTTGCAATCTAATGAAATATCCTGCTCTGAAACATCATTTTTACATGATAATCCTCAAAACAGCATAAGTTGTAGGTAG
- the LOC104222916 gene encoding B3 domain-containing protein At3g19184-like translates to MVESKKKMLAYEESRLKRLEENKKRMEELNLNKLVQAVRTATSPKPSPMKKVKPRVKQEIDRSAVRRSNRVADKPPPNYKDVPIEPLGKPRSYKRRDLLNRVYADDEDRQYAIERAEQLQSEIDADFPSFVKPMLQSHVTGGFWLGLPVHFCNTHLPKRDEFVTLIDENEDEFVTKYLALKRGLSGGWRGFAIDHELVDGDALVFQLIEPTKFKVYIIRVNQAED, encoded by the exons ATGGTGGAATCAAAGAAGAAGATGTTAGCGTACGAAGAAAGTCGTTTGAAAAGATTGGAAGAGAACAAGAAGAGAATGGAAGAGCTCAATCTTAACAAGCTCGTTCAAGCTGTTCGTACTGCTACCAGCCCTAAGCCATCGCCC ATGAAGAAGGTGAAGCCGAGGGTTAAGCAGGAGATAGATCGCTCAGCTGTGAGAAGGTCCAATCGCGTTGCGGATAAGCCTCCTCCCAACTACAAAGAT GTCCCTATTGAACCTTTGGGAAAGCCAAGGAG CTACAAGAGAAGAGATTTGTTAAACCGGGTGTATGCTGATGATGAAGATAGGCAGTATGCTATAGAAAGAGCAGAGCAGTTACAATCGGAGATAGATGCTGATTTCCCTAGTTTTGTGAAACCTATGCTCCAATCACATGTTACTGGTGGCTTTTGGCTG GGTCTGCCTGTTCATTTTTGCAACACACATCTCCCTAAACGTGATGAATTTGTCACCCTGATCGACGAAAATGAAGATGAGTTTGTGACAAAATACCTCGCATTAAAGAGGGGGCTGAGTGGTGGATGGAGGGGTTTCGCCATTGATCATGAATTAGTTGATGGTGATGCACTGGTTTTTCAGTTGATTGAGCCAACAAAATTTAAG GTTTACATCATAAGGGTTAATCAAGCAGAAGATTAG
- the LOC104222917 gene encoding B3 domain-containing protein At5g42700-like isoform X1 — MEDRNLISVKPVTKICKEGQQKVGPRKLKLTSYSSASTSTQTHPSPKIKRVQLDRKSMVPKKPRSVKSKAKQVKSNHPRKAESSKLKGTNKRTRINDLYDDVEAKFSVMERAERVLSSLADEFPSFAKCMLPSNVAHGFWLHLPKSFCNMYLPSHDTTVILVDEWGNEYKTSYLLERNGLSAGWRGFSMSHRLLKGDLLIFRLIEPCKLQVYIIRVNGRDVVDAALCLMNFDALKKSTDLDLAQNDNRKRKKAKRLVEPFYVDFSKPKEYIQNDSHSAVDLNVSPSGHRSETNSEVLDSEVPEGFIAGSDVINRLQSNEISCSETSFLHDNPQNSISCR, encoded by the exons ATGGAAGATAGGAATTTGATTTCTGTAAAACCTGTGACCAAAATATGTAAAGAAGGTCAACAAAAAGTAGGACCTCGTAAACTAAAACTCACTTCATATTCttctgcttccacatcaactcaAACTCATCCTTCACCCAAG ATTAAGAGGGTGCAGTTGGATAGGAAAAGTATGGTTCCTAAAAAACCTAGAAGTGTTAAATCTAAGGCGAAGCAA GTGAAATCTAATCATCCCAGAAAGGCTGAGAG CAGTAAACTTAAGGGGACAAATAAGAGGACAAGGATAAATGACCTATATGATGATGTTGAAGCTAAATTTTCTGTTATGGAGCGAGCAGAAAGGGTTTTGTCAAGCCTAGCAGATGAATTTCCCAGCTTTGCTAAGTGTATGCTCCCTTCAAATGTTGCTCATGGATTTTGGCTG CATCTTCCAAAGTCATTCTGCAACATGTATTTACCAAGTCATGATACCACCGTCATTTTGGTTGATGAATGGGGTAATGAGTACAAGACAAGTTATCTTCTAGAAAGGAATGGTCTAAGTGCTGGTTGGAGAGGATTTTCCATGTCTCACAGATTACTTAAAGGAGATCTTCTGATTTTTCGCTTGATTGAGCCTTGCAAATTACAG GTCTATATAATCCGAGTAAATGGTCGAGATGTAGTAGATGCAGCTCTTTGCCTCATGAATTTTGACGCTTTGAAGAAATCAACAGATCTTG ATCTTGCGCAGAACGATAATAGGAAGCGAAAAAAAGCAAAGCGTTTGGTAGAGCCTTTTTACGTCGATTTTTCTAAACCAAAAGAGTATATTCAGAATGACAGCCATAGTGCCGTTGATTTGAATGTTTCACCTTCAGGGCACCGATCTGAAACTAACAGTGAAGTTCTGGATTCCGAGGTTCCAGAAG GGTTCATTGCAGGTTCGGATGTTATCAACCGCTTGCAATCTAATGAAATATCCTGCTCTGAAACATCATTTTTACATGATAATCCTCAAAACAGCATAAGTTGTAGGTAG
- the LOC104222917 gene encoding B3 domain-containing protein At5g42700-like isoform X3, which translates to MEDRNLISVKPVTKICKEGQQKVGPRKLKLTSYSSASTSTQTHPSPKIKRVQLDRKSMVPKKPRSVKSKAKQVKSNHPRKAESSKLKGTNKRTRINDLYDDVEAKFSVMERAERVLSSLADEFPSFAKCMLPSNVAHGFWLHLPKSFCNMYLPSHDTTVILVDEWGNEYKTSYLLERNGLSAGWRGFSMSHRLLKGDLLIFRLIEPCKLQVYIIRVNGRDVVDAALCLMNFDALKKSTDLDLAQNDNRKRKKAKRLVEPFYVDFSKPKEYIQNDSHSAVDLNVSPSGHRSETNSEVLDSEVPEGSDVINRLQSNEISCSETSFLHDNPQNSISCR; encoded by the exons ATGGAAGATAGGAATTTGATTTCTGTAAAACCTGTGACCAAAATATGTAAAGAAGGTCAACAAAAAGTAGGACCTCGTAAACTAAAACTCACTTCATATTCttctgcttccacatcaactcaAACTCATCCTTCACCCAAG ATTAAGAGGGTGCAGTTGGATAGGAAAAGTATGGTTCCTAAAAAACCTAGAAGTGTTAAATCTAAGGCGAAGCAA GTGAAATCTAATCATCCCAGAAAGGCTGAGAG CAGTAAACTTAAGGGGACAAATAAGAGGACAAGGATAAATGACCTATATGATGATGTTGAAGCTAAATTTTCTGTTATGGAGCGAGCAGAAAGGGTTTTGTCAAGCCTAGCAGATGAATTTCCCAGCTTTGCTAAGTGTATGCTCCCTTCAAATGTTGCTCATGGATTTTGGCTG CATCTTCCAAAGTCATTCTGCAACATGTATTTACCAAGTCATGATACCACCGTCATTTTGGTTGATGAATGGGGTAATGAGTACAAGACAAGTTATCTTCTAGAAAGGAATGGTCTAAGTGCTGGTTGGAGAGGATTTTCCATGTCTCACAGATTACTTAAAGGAGATCTTCTGATTTTTCGCTTGATTGAGCCTTGCAAATTACAG GTCTATATAATCCGAGTAAATGGTCGAGATGTAGTAGATGCAGCTCTTTGCCTCATGAATTTTGACGCTTTGAAGAAATCAACAGATCTTG ATCTTGCGCAGAACGATAATAGGAAGCGAAAAAAAGCAAAGCGTTTGGTAGAGCCTTTTTACGTCGATTTTTCTAAACCAAAAGAGTATATTCAGAATGACAGCCATAGTGCCGTTGATTTGAATGTTTCACCTTCAGGGCACCGATCTGAAACTAACAGTGAAGTTCTGGATTCCGAGGTTCCAGAAG GTTCGGATGTTATCAACCGCTTGCAATCTAATGAAATATCCTGCTCTGAAACATCATTTTTACATGATAATCCTCAAAACAGCATAAGTTGTAGGTAG